One genomic region from Procambarus clarkii isolate CNS0578487 chromosome 85, FALCON_Pclarkii_2.0, whole genome shotgun sequence encodes:
- the Idh3a gene encoding probable isocitrate dehydrogenase [NAD] subunit alpha, mitochondrial isoform X2, giving the protein MARPLYKALVRSARLAGARQYSSNVRTVTLIPGDGIGPEISAAVQKIFSSAEVPIAWEEVDVTPVKGPDGMFGIPPAAIDSVNRNGIGLKGPLMTPVGKGHRSLNLAIRKEFNLYANVRPCRSVEGYETLYRDVDVVTIRENTEGEYSGIEHEIVDGVVQSIKLITEPASRRVAEYAFKYARNNGRSKVTAVHKANIMRMSDGLFLRCCREAAERNPDIKFEEKYLDTVCLNMVQDPSQYDVLVMPNLYGDILSDLCAGLVGGLGLTPSGNIGEDGAVFESVHGTAPDIAGQDKANPTALLLSAVMMLRFMDLHKYAATIEQACFDTIKEGNFRTGDLGGKAKCSEFTDEICRKIQELDK; this is encoded by the exons GTCAGGAGTGCACGTTTGGCAGGAGCTCGTCAGTACAGCAGTAATGTACGTACTGTCACGTTAATACCAGGAGATGGTATTGGACCAGAGATCTCGGCAGCGGTGCAAAAGATTTTCTCTTCTGCAGAA GTTCCAATTGCCTGGGAAGAGGTAGATGTAACACCTGTTAAAGGACCTGATGGTATGTTTGGGATCCCTCCTGCAGCCATTGATTCGGTTAACAGAAATGGAATTGGGTTGAAGGGACCGTTAATGACTCCCGTTGGTAAGGGTCATCGTTCCCTTAACTTGGCTATTCGCAAGGAATTTAATCTCTATGCTAATGTACGTCCGTGCCGAAGTGTCGAAGGTTACGAGACACTCTATAGAGATGTGGATGTTGTGACCATCCGGGAAAATACCGAGGGCGAATATTCTGGCATTGAGCATGAAATTGTTGATGGTGTAGTGCAGAGTATCAAATTGATCACCGAACCAGCGTCTCGTCGTGTAGCAGAGTATGCCTTTAAGTATGCTCGCAACAATGGAAG GTCCAAGGTAACAGCAGTCCATAAAGCAAACATTATGCGAATGTCTGACGGACTCTTTCTGCGTTGTTGCCGGGAAGCAGCCGAGAGAAACCCTGACATCAAATTTGAAGAGAAATATTTGGACACAGTATGCCTGAATATGGTACAGGATCCTTCACAGTACGATGTCCTGGTCATGCCTAATTTATATGGGGATATTCTTTCTGACCTGTGTGCGGGATTAGTTGGTGGTTTAGGCCTGACGCCATCTGGCAATATTGGGGAGGATGGTGCAGTCTTTGAGTCTGTTCACGGCACAGCTCCTGATATTGCCGGTCAAGACAAAGCAAATCCAACGGCACTTTTGTTATCTGCAGTGATGATGCTGCGATTTATGGATTTGCATAAGTATGCTGCAACTATTGAACAAGCATGTTTTGACACGATAAAAGAGGGTAACTTCCGTACAGGTGATCTTGGAGGTAAAGCTAAGTGTTCAGAATTTACCGATGAAATTTGTCGCAAGATTCAGGAATTGGACAAGTAA
- the Idh3a gene encoding probable isocitrate dehydrogenase [NAD] subunit alpha, mitochondrial isoform X3 — protein sequence MQVRSARLAGARQYSSNVRTVTLIPGDGIGPEISAAVQKIFSSAEVPIAWEEVDVTPVKGPDGMFGIPPAAIDSVNRNGIGLKGPLMTPVGKGHRSLNLAIRKEFNLYANVRPCRSVEGYETLYRDVDVVTIRENTEGEYSGIEHEIVDGVVQSIKLITEPASRRVAEYAFKYARNNGRSKVTAVHKANIMRMSDGLFLRCCREAAERNPDIKFEEKYLDTVCLNMVQDPSQYDVLVMPNLYGDILSDLCAGLVGGLGLTPSGNIGEDGAVFESVHGTAPDIAGQDKANPTALLLSAVMMLRFMDLHKYAATIEQACFDTIKEGNFRTGDLGGKAKCSEFTDEICRKIQELDK from the exons GTCAGGAGTGCACGTTTGGCAGGAGCTCGTCAGTACAGCAGTAATGTACGTACTGTCACGTTAATACCAGGAGATGGTATTGGACCAGAGATCTCGGCAGCGGTGCAAAAGATTTTCTCTTCTGCAGAA GTTCCAATTGCCTGGGAAGAGGTAGATGTAACACCTGTTAAAGGACCTGATGGTATGTTTGGGATCCCTCCTGCAGCCATTGATTCGGTTAACAGAAATGGAATTGGGTTGAAGGGACCGTTAATGACTCCCGTTGGTAAGGGTCATCGTTCCCTTAACTTGGCTATTCGCAAGGAATTTAATCTCTATGCTAATGTACGTCCGTGCCGAAGTGTCGAAGGTTACGAGACACTCTATAGAGATGTGGATGTTGTGACCATCCGGGAAAATACCGAGGGCGAATATTCTGGCATTGAGCATGAAATTGTTGATGGTGTAGTGCAGAGTATCAAATTGATCACCGAACCAGCGTCTCGTCGTGTAGCAGAGTATGCCTTTAAGTATGCTCGCAACAATGGAAG GTCCAAGGTAACAGCAGTCCATAAAGCAAACATTATGCGAATGTCTGACGGACTCTTTCTGCGTTGTTGCCGGGAAGCAGCCGAGAGAAACCCTGACATCAAATTTGAAGAGAAATATTTGGACACAGTATGCCTGAATATGGTACAGGATCCTTCACAGTACGATGTCCTGGTCATGCCTAATTTATATGGGGATATTCTTTCTGACCTGTGTGCGGGATTAGTTGGTGGTTTAGGCCTGACGCCATCTGGCAATATTGGGGAGGATGGTGCAGTCTTTGAGTCTGTTCACGGCACAGCTCCTGATATTGCCGGTCAAGACAAAGCAAATCCAACGGCACTTTTGTTATCTGCAGTGATGATGCTGCGATTTATGGATTTGCATAAGTATGCTGCAACTATTGAACAAGCATGTTTTGACACGATAAAAGAGGGTAACTTCCGTACAGGTGATCTTGGAGGTAAAGCTAAGTGTTCAGAATTTACCGATGAAATTTGTCGCAAGATTCAGGAATTGGACAAGTAA
- the Idh3a gene encoding probable isocitrate dehydrogenase [NAD] subunit alpha, mitochondrial isoform X4, whose amino-acid sequence MFGIPPAAIDSVNRNGIGLKGPLMTPVGKGHRSLNLAIRKEFNLYANVRPCRSVEGYETLYRDVDVVTIRENTEGEYSGIEHEIVDGVVQSIKLITEPASRRVAEYAFKYARNNGRSKVTAVHKANIMRMSDGLFLRCCREAAERNPDIKFEEKYLDTVCLNMVQDPSQYDVLVMPNLYGDILSDLCAGLVGGLGLTPSGNIGEDGAVFESVHGTAPDIAGQDKANPTALLLSAVMMLRFMDLHKYAATIEQACFDTIKEGNFRTGDLGGKAKCSEFTDEICRKIQELDK is encoded by the exons ATGTTTGGGATCCCTCCTGCAGCCATTGATTCGGTTAACAGAAATGGAATTGGGTTGAAGGGACCGTTAATGACTCCCGTTGGTAAGGGTCATCGTTCCCTTAACTTGGCTATTCGCAAGGAATTTAATCTCTATGCTAATGTACGTCCGTGCCGAAGTGTCGAAGGTTACGAGACACTCTATAGAGATGTGGATGTTGTGACCATCCGGGAAAATACCGAGGGCGAATATTCTGGCATTGAGCATGAAATTGTTGATGGTGTAGTGCAGAGTATCAAATTGATCACCGAACCAGCGTCTCGTCGTGTAGCAGAGTATGCCTTTAAGTATGCTCGCAACAATGGAAG GTCCAAGGTAACAGCAGTCCATAAAGCAAACATTATGCGAATGTCTGACGGACTCTTTCTGCGTTGTTGCCGGGAAGCAGCCGAGAGAAACCCTGACATCAAATTTGAAGAGAAATATTTGGACACAGTATGCCTGAATATGGTACAGGATCCTTCACAGTACGATGTCCTGGTCATGCCTAATTTATATGGGGATATTCTTTCTGACCTGTGTGCGGGATTAGTTGGTGGTTTAGGCCTGACGCCATCTGGCAATATTGGGGAGGATGGTGCAGTCTTTGAGTCTGTTCACGGCACAGCTCCTGATATTGCCGGTCAAGACAAAGCAAATCCAACGGCACTTTTGTTATCTGCAGTGATGATGCTGCGATTTATGGATTTGCATAAGTATGCTGCAACTATTGAACAAGCATGTTTTGACACGATAAAAGAGGGTAACTTCCGTACAGGTGATCTTGGAGGTAAAGCTAAGTGTTCAGAATTTACCGATGAAATTTGTCGCAAGATTCAGGAATTGGACAAGTAA